The Limnochorda sp. LNt genome includes a region encoding these proteins:
- a CDS encoding TIGR02677 family protein — protein MPEAASTPEAAISAAEPATDALRPARTLVPDRLLRQVREASYLVAENAPRYRPIMRFLYLEHMQHRYTHRLHEVHEWMRTHVDPAYTEEQCEQDLRALVEWGNLYAEQDRSRATTVEEFVRRQLRYGLTPYGIAFERLLVELESQRNTGGSLDVGLIDVLWEQLREIDVQLGQPEHGAPGDGRSATATPGGGSAGADAQRDGNGAGEAEREALPARPALQALFTRWTQAIDAFDKLGSQSSDYLAALHRGAREQMADLDAFLAYKNLLVEYLASFVDGLYNQGQRIRSLLAAWERSGKAARLLEWLVAFETRYRPGADRLPTADEVRPVREAEWRRLVGWFRPDGGWETLRKRTASAIEQVTRQAQRLMDRRVAVSRRHDLERLAVAFARLERLDDAHRLAGLAFGAPAPRHLLGSAEVFMLDDGGSAWEVAPQLIELAPVRRGRQESGRGAAVRPRREEQQRVLEAERARRQAEAAIWEAIFRDGEIDLGSLTVKEPAVRLRLLAVLGRCLVSPDWTAQAPDGSIIELKPPQPFSVGTLSAPDGRLHLPAFRMVRRPPAFARRGQGVPAHGASSAATTAVVAVSAAAGSGDSGLDGGQPPHP, from the coding sequence TTGCCAGAAGCCGCCTCCACGCCCGAAGCTGCCATCAGCGCCGCCGAGCCCGCAACCGACGCGCTGCGCCCGGCCCGCACGCTGGTGCCTGACCGCCTGCTGCGGCAGGTGCGGGAGGCCAGCTACCTGGTCGCCGAGAACGCCCCTCGCTACCGGCCCATCATGCGCTTCCTCTACCTCGAGCACATGCAGCACCGCTACACCCACCGCCTGCACGAGGTGCACGAGTGGATGCGCACCCACGTCGACCCGGCCTATACCGAGGAGCAGTGCGAGCAGGATCTGCGCGCCCTGGTCGAGTGGGGCAACCTCTACGCCGAGCAGGACCGCAGCCGGGCGACGACCGTCGAGGAGTTCGTGCGGCGCCAGTTGCGCTACGGGCTGACGCCGTACGGCATCGCCTTCGAGCGGCTCCTGGTGGAGCTCGAGTCCCAGCGCAACACGGGCGGCTCCCTCGACGTGGGCCTCATCGACGTCTTGTGGGAGCAGCTCCGGGAGATCGACGTCCAGTTGGGGCAGCCCGAGCATGGCGCGCCGGGGGACGGGCGCAGCGCGACCGCCACGCCAGGGGGCGGGAGCGCGGGGGCAGACGCCCAAAGGGACGGCAACGGCGCGGGGGAGGCCGAGCGGGAGGCCCTGCCGGCCCGGCCGGCGCTGCAGGCGCTGTTCACACGCTGGACCCAGGCCATCGACGCCTTCGACAAGCTGGGCAGCCAGTCGAGCGACTACCTGGCGGCGCTGCACCGGGGCGCTCGGGAGCAGATGGCCGACCTGGACGCCTTCCTGGCCTACAAGAACCTCCTGGTCGAATACCTGGCCTCCTTCGTCGACGGCCTCTACAACCAGGGCCAGCGCATCCGCAGCCTTCTCGCCGCCTGGGAGCGCAGCGGCAAGGCCGCCCGCCTGCTGGAGTGGCTGGTGGCCTTCGAGACCCGGTACCGCCCGGGCGCTGACCGGCTGCCCACCGCCGACGAGGTGCGTCCCGTGCGAGAGGCGGAGTGGCGGCGGCTGGTGGGGTGGTTCCGCCCCGACGGGGGCTGGGAGACGCTGCGCAAGCGCACGGCCAGCGCCATCGAGCAGGTGACCCGTCAGGCCCAGCGGCTCATGGACCGGCGGGTGGCCGTCAGCCGCCGCCACGACCTCGAACGGCTGGCGGTCGCCTTCGCCCGGCTCGAGCGCCTCGACGACGCCCACCGGCTGGCGGGTCTGGCCTTCGGGGCGCCGGCGCCGCGGCACCTCCTGGGCAGCGCCGAGGTGTTCATGCTCGACGACGGCGGGTCGGCGTGGGAGGTGGCGCCCCAGCTCATCGAACTGGCGCCGGTGCGGCGGGGCCGGCAGGAGTCAGGCCGGGGGGCGGCGGTGCGGCCGCGGCGGGAGGAGCAGCAGCGGGTGCTGGAAGCCGAGCGGGCCCGCCGGCAGGCCGAGGCGGCCATCTGGGAGGCCATCTTCCGGGACGGCGAGATCGACCTGGGCTCCCTCACCGTCAAGGAGCCGGCCGTGCGCCTCCGCCTGCTGGCCGTGCTGGGGCGTTGCCTGGTGAGCCCCGACTGGACGGCGCAGGCTCCCGACGGCTCCATCATCGAGCTGAAGCCCCCGCAGCCCTTCTCGGTCGGGACGCTGTCCGCCCCGGACGGGCGGCTGCACCTGCCGGCCTTCCGGATGGTGCGCCGCCCGCCAGCCTTCGCCCGCCGCGGCCAGGGGGTGCCCGCTCACGGCGCCTCCTCGGCTGCCACGACCGCCGTGGTCGCGGTCTCTGCCGCTGCGGGCTCCGGCGACTCGGGTTTGGACGGGGGGCAGCCGCCGCACCCATGA
- a CDS encoding GNAT family N-acetyltransferase, producing the protein MTEQQRERRDALAERVRADRRIRHHILFKRGEELAGWYFGQQETATRYLMVNTALFPEHRRKGIYTALLRSLLPHLEALGFQEVVSLHHATNNPVLIAKLKAGFLITGMEIDDRFGLLVRLTYFTHPIRRRMMAVRTWERWLDEELRGCLGRTGDLRGRTRVP; encoded by the coding sequence TTGACGGAGCAGCAGAGGGAGCGGCGCGACGCCCTTGCCGAGCGAGTCCGCGCCGACCGGCGCATCCGCCACCACATCCTCTTCAAGCGGGGGGAGGAGCTGGCCGGATGGTACTTCGGCCAGCAGGAGACGGCCACACGGTACCTGATGGTCAACACCGCCCTCTTTCCCGAACACCGTCGCAAGGGCATCTACACGGCCCTGCTCAGGTCCTTACTGCCGCATCTCGAGGCGCTGGGCTTCCAGGAGGTGGTCAGCCTCCACCACGCCACCAATAACCCGGTGCTCATCGCCAAGCTGAAGGCCGGGTTCCTCATCACCGGCATGGAGATCGACGATCGGTTCGGGCTTCTCGTGCGGCTGACGTACTTCACCCACCCGATCCGCCGGCGCATGATGGCCGTCCGCACGTGGGAGAGGTGGCTGGACGAGGAGTTGCGGGGGTGCCTGGGCAGGACTGGCGACCTGCGCGGGCGAACACGTGTGCCATGA
- a CDS encoding DUF2283 domain-containing protein, which yields MRVTYDARTDTLTIILRDAPVSESDEDKPGVILDYDADGNLVGLEILDASRRVSEPRSIQYQTT from the coding sequence ATGAGAGTCACGTACGATGCCCGAACGGACACCCTCACGATCATCCTGCGCGACGCGCCTGTATCGGAGAGCGACGAAGACAAGCCCGGCGTCATCCTCGACTACGACGCCGACGGTAATCTGGTTGGCCTTGAAATCTTGGATGCTTCGAGACGCGTGAGCGAACCAAGGTCCATCCAGTACCAAACGACGTAG
- a CDS encoding IS630 family transposase, with amino-acid sequence MAMRSADPVSWPLPELTADQRKALREWKFGQKVEHRLWLRASIIWGLFHHRSSVARVAACVGVTERTVRKWRDRFLEAGVAGLYDRPRSGRPPRFGPEQRCEVIALACDAPANYGFEGQTLWTYDTLTDAVRRTLGLPMSRSSIWRTLEQNALRPHRVRMWLHSPDPDFKPKVNRIVGLYRDPPDDAVILCIDEKTGMQALERKHETRRAIPGRPGRCEYEYIRHGTQSLLAAFDIRTGHVTARCGPTRTAEDLVSLLEAVAEAYREAARIIVIWDNLNIHHDGPQARWSRFNARHGGKFEFVYTPRHASWVNQVEIFFSILQRRCLKHGDFHSAEELRERVLAFIARWNTEEGHPFHWTFRGYPMQERAVA; translated from the coding sequence ATGGCGATGCGGAGCGCGGACCCGGTGAGCTGGCCGCTGCCCGAGCTCACCGCGGACCAGCGCAAAGCGCTGCGGGAGTGGAAGTTCGGCCAGAAGGTCGAGCACCGGCTCTGGCTGCGGGCTTCCATCATCTGGGGGCTGTTTCACCACCGTTCCTCGGTCGCACGAGTCGCCGCCTGCGTCGGCGTCACGGAGCGGACGGTCCGCAAGTGGCGGGACCGGTTCCTCGAGGCGGGCGTCGCCGGCCTCTACGATCGACCCCGCTCGGGGCGACCGCCGCGCTTTGGCCCGGAGCAGCGCTGCGAGGTGATCGCCCTGGCCTGCGACGCCCCCGCCAACTACGGCTTCGAAGGCCAGACGCTCTGGACGTACGACACCCTCACCGATGCCGTCCGACGGACCCTCGGTTTGCCGATGAGCCGGAGCAGCATCTGGCGGACCCTGGAGCAAAACGCCCTGCGGCCTCACCGGGTGCGCATGTGGCTGCACAGCCCCGACCCGGACTTCAAGCCGAAGGTGAACCGCATCGTCGGCCTGTACCGGGACCCACCGGACGATGCCGTCATCTTGTGCATCGACGAAAAGACCGGGATGCAGGCGCTGGAGCGCAAGCACGAGACGCGCCGCGCGATCCCCGGCAGGCCCGGGCGCTGCGAGTACGAATACATCCGCCATGGGACCCAGTCGCTGTTGGCCGCCTTCGACATCCGTACCGGGCACGTCACGGCACGCTGCGGGCCGACGCGGACGGCGGAGGACCTGGTGAGCCTCCTGGAGGCAGTCGCCGAGGCGTACCGGGAGGCGGCGCGGATCATCGTGATCTGGGACAACCTCAACATCCACCATGACGGCCCGCAGGCGCGGTGGAGCCGCTTCAACGCCCGTCACGGCGGGAAGTTCGAGTTCGTGTACACGCCGCGGCATGCGTCGTGGGTGAACCAGGTGGAGATCTTCTTCTCCATCCTGCAGCGCCGGTGCCTCAAGCACGGGGACTTCCACTCCGCCGAGGAACTGCGAGAGCGCGTGCTGGCCTTCATCGCCCGGTGGAATACCGAGGAGGGTCACCCCTTCCACTGGACCTTCCGGGGGTACCCGATGCAGGAGAGGGCGGTGGCATAA
- a CDS encoding IS630 family transposase: protein MAMRSADPVSWPLPELTADQRKALREWKFGQKVEHRLWLRASIIWGLFHHRSSVARVAACVGVTERTVRKWRDRFLEAGVAGLYDRPRSGRPPRFGPEQRCEVIALACDAPANYGFEGQTLWTYDTLTDAVRRTLGLPMSRSSIWRTLEQNALRPHRVRMWLHSPDPDFKPKVNRIVGLYRDPPDDAVILCIDEKTGMQALERKHETRRAIPGRPGRCEYEYIRHGTQSLLAAFDIRTGRVTARCGPTRTAEDLVSLLEAVAEAYREAARIIVIWDNLNIHHDGPQARWSRFNARHGGKFEFVYTPRHASWVNQVEIFFSILQRRCLKHGDFHSAEELRERVLAFIARWNTEEGHPFHWTFRGYPMQERAVA from the coding sequence ATGGCGATGCGGAGCGCGGACCCGGTGAGCTGGCCGCTGCCCGAGCTCACCGCGGACCAGCGCAAAGCGCTGCGGGAGTGGAAGTTCGGCCAGAAGGTCGAGCACCGGCTCTGGCTGCGGGCTTCCATCATCTGGGGGCTGTTTCACCACCGTTCCTCGGTCGCACGAGTCGCCGCCTGCGTCGGCGTCACGGAGCGGACGGTCCGCAAGTGGCGGGACCGGTTCCTCGAGGCGGGCGTCGCCGGCCTCTACGATCGACCCCGCTCGGGGCGACCGCCGCGCTTTGGCCCGGAGCAGCGCTGCGAGGTGATCGCCCTGGCCTGCGACGCCCCCGCCAACTACGGCTTCGAAGGCCAGACGCTCTGGACGTACGACACCCTCACCGATGCCGTCCGACGGACCCTCGGTTTGCCGATGAGCCGGAGCAGCATCTGGCGGACCCTGGAGCAAAACGCCCTGCGGCCTCACCGGGTGCGCATGTGGCTGCACAGCCCCGACCCGGACTTCAAGCCGAAGGTGAACCGCATCGTCGGCCTGTACCGGGACCCACCGGACGATGCCGTCATCTTGTGCATCGACGAAAAGACCGGGATGCAGGCGCTGGAGCGCAAGCACGAGACGCGCCGCGCGATCCCCGGCAGGCCCGGGCGCTGCGAGTACGAATACATCCGCCATGGGACCCAGTCGCTGTTGGCCGCCTTCGACATCCGTACCGGGCGCGTCACGGCGCGCTGCGGGCCGACGCGGACGGCGGAGGACCTGGTGAGCCTCCTGGAGGCAGTCGCCGAGGCGTACCGGGAGGCGGCGCGGATCATCGTGATCTGGGACAACCTCAACATCCACCATGACGGCCCGCAGGCGCGGTGGAGCCGCTTCAACGCCCGTCACGGCGGGAAGTTCGAGTTCGTGTACACGCCGCGGCATGCGTCGTGGGTGAACCAGGTGGAGATCTTCTTCTCCATCCTGCAGCGCCGGTGCCTCAAGCACGGGGACTTCCACTCCGCCGAGGAACTGCGAGAGCGCGTGCTGGCCTTCATCGCCCGGTGGAATACCGAGGAGGGTCACCCCTTCCACTGGACCTTCCGGGGGTACCCGATGCAGGAGAGGGCGGTGGCATAA